Within Desulfomonilaceae bacterium, the genomic segment CCAATGCTGCGTTCAATAGTATCAGCAGGCACGATAGCTACAGGTACGTTTATTCCGATAACCTGATGAATCCTCTCGGAAATCCGTTTGGAGATGTTGTCCATCGTGTCTTTTCCCTGATCATATATGTTCTTCTTCAATTCGGTTTCTACGGTGATATGGTCTATGTAGCCTTTTTTGCGGAGTCTGATCTGGTATTGCGGTTCTACTTCAGCGAATTCCATGAGCACCGTTTCAATTTGTGACGGGAAAACGTTGACACCGCTTATGATCATCATGTCGTCAGAGCGTCCGAGGATTTTATCCATTGTAATGAGGGTTCGCCCACACTGACATTTTTCTTTTCTCAATGAACAGATGTCGCGTGTCCTATAGCGAATCATGGGCATTGCCCTTCTTTGCAAGGCTGTAAATACCAATTCGCCTTCTTCTCCTTCGGGCACAGGCTGCAGTGTTTCCGGGTCCACAATTTCAGGGTAGACATGGTCCTCATTGACGTGAATTTGGTAGTACTCACAAGTGAAGGAGACTCCAGGCCCCATCAATTCCGTAAGACCATAGTGCTCATAAGCGTGAATACCGCCACGACCTTCTATGTCACTACGCATCTCAACGCTCCACGGCTCCGCCCCGAAGTGACCAGTCCTCAATCCCGTTTTCTTGAAATCTACACCCATCTTCTCGGCCTTTTCTATTATAGTGAGGCAGTAAGAAGGAGTACAGCAAAGGGCCGTAGTGCCAAAATCCTGAATCAGCATGATCTGTCTTTCTGTCATGCCGGCGCCTGAAGGTACCACGGCGCAACCAACCCTGATTGCTCCCTGCAGGAATCCCAAACCCCCAGTAAAGAGTCCCATCCCATATGCGTTTTGAAGAATACTATCCGGCCTTACTTCCTGAGCCCAAAGGCCTCTAGCCATGCACTCAGTCCATTGGTCCAAGTCCGCCGCCGTGTATGGGCCGGTAATCGGTTTGCCCGTAGTTCCGGACGAAGCGTGTATCCTGACTACGTCGGCCATTGGCACTGCGCACAGGCCGAAGGGATAGTTGTCACGCAAATCCGTTTTCATCGTGAAAGGAAACTTCGCCATGTCCTCCAGACTTTGAAGATCCGAAGGCTTGACCCCCTTGTCATCAAAGGCTTTCTTGTAGAACGGGATGCGATCATAAACCCACTTCACCGTCTCTTTCAGTTTTTCCAACTGAAAGGCTTTCATCGCTCCTTCGTTCATGGTTTCGAACTTTTCATCCCAGTACTTCTTAAACATAAGGGGCCTCCTCGAGACATGCGATAGTATTTTTTTTGGAAAAGAACGGTCTAAGAAAGCTATTATCTTTCAAGAAATAACGAAATAGCCTGACCGTGTCAAGCTAAAACCTGGTTGACAATGTCAGAACTGATAGTCGTGCAAGTCTTCATTCCAATGAAAAACAGTTCACTAATTAGTTACCTTCCTTAGTTGACCAACTGTTTCAATTGATTAACCCGATCTTTTGGTAATGAGTTCTCCAGGACTGGGGTGAGGGTGGGCTCTGCCCATAAACCGGCTATTTTGATTATGACGTTCAAGGAATCTTCTTTTTTGGGGGATACTTGAGGCTGGTTTTCGGGTTTATTCTCCGATGAATCGATACCCAACTTCTTGAGTTCCTTATCCAGGCCCATTATTTTCAAGAGTCCCTCGTTTTTGTGAATAATGTCTTTAACAGCAGGGATGGAACCTAAGGCGGCCAGTGGGGCTGCAGACGTTCTCACATAACTAAGGATGTCCATCTGCTGCGCCTTGAGGTTTACGCTGCCGATGGCCCCCATAATGAGTTCGGACGCCTTCAATCTAAAATTGTCCGTTTTTATTATGCCTGAGTCCAACGTTAGATCTGCCGTAGCTGATTGTAGCTCGAAAGGATTGAACTTCTTTGACTGTTTGCTCTGGTTGAGAAATGGTTCGATCAATGCGCTGGCGCGCGCCAGAACGGAACCAAGTTTTTCACCGGACAGTCTGCCCGGTCCAGCCGAAAGTGAAGCGTTTCCTTTTAGTTTTCCGGGGTTTTCCAATCCCTCCAGGTTCAAGGACGCTGTAACAGGGGCCTCTATTGTTCCATGGACATTACCTTTGAGGCCTTTGCCTTCAAGTGAAGAACCCCTCAAATGAAAAGTTCCCGTAATCTTATCAAAACTCAAAGGACTCTTTGAGGGTTTGTAACCGACCGAAACAAGCTGAACCACCCCATTTATCGGTTCCTGGTTACCGTGACCTCCACACGTAAGGTCGGCTCGAACAAGACCGGACAACCCTGATTGTTCCAACGAGGGGAAAAGCTTGGTCAAGGCCGTAAAATCGGCCTCCTTTAGATCGAGTTTTCCTGACACTGCTCGGCTTGCCTTGAGATTGATTGTTCCGGAAGCTACGGCCAGAAGTCCTGGCGCCTTAAACCCTAATTGAGCTACCTCAATTAGCCCTGGAGAGCTGGAACCCGAGGCGGAGATGTTTAATTCAACCCCGGCCTTCTTGAAAAACCATGTCCCGATAGAAACACGAACATCTCTCAATGGAGCTACGAATGACCATTTCAGCGAATCAGGGGCGCCTGAAACCCGAAAAGACACGTTCGAGACCCCTTCCATGTCTACCGGCGCTTTGGATGGCAGCCCGAGAAGATCAATAACCTCTCGGCTTAACGTCAAACCGCCGTCGAGGTTCAAATCCATTCCCTTGGAATTCAATCGATGGATGTTCCCTTTAACCAGGAGAAGTGTCTTTTTGTTACCCGGTAGGCCAACTCTGAGGACTAGATTCTTAACATTCGTCGTGGATTTTTGCGCCGATATCTCAGTATCCAGACTTACCGGACAGCCCGAAATAGGCTGAAATCCAGGAGCCAATTTGATTGTAGTGTCGGACACCCTGAGTTTGATGTCCATTTCTTTGGGAAAAATGGACAAAGGTCTGGATTGGTCCAACGAAATGACAGTTTGAGCCCGGAATCCCGCTTTTACCCCCGGTTCTTTATCAAAAACCGATTTTAGCGACAAATCTGCTAGTGAAAGATCTCCGAGTGTCTCAACCTTAAGGTTTTCCAGGGGGCCTTTCAGATGCGCCGTGGCAGAGATCGGTCCGCGCAGCGTAAAGTCTTTGGGTAAGCTGATTCCTAGATGTCTTAGCCACTCACCCCTTATGTTTATTGTGGTTTCGATGTCTAGAAATTTGCGTTCGGACAGGGGTTCGCCTACCTTTCCCTTAAGAGACATAAGCCTGTCCAGGGATTGGTTTTCTAGATGGAAGTCCGTAATTGTGAATGAATCTGAGGTGAGCTTAAAGGCGAGGGTAGCCGTTAGTTGATTTCCAAGGAAACCAAATTTGGCAGGGGCATGAAATTCGCTAAGTTTTGCAGATCCGGAGACAGACCAACCCACGGTCCTTGTCCAGAAGCCCTGAAAATCCGTCTTGATTGAGCCGCTGTTTCCAAGTATATCGAGAATGTCATTTGGCAAACCTGAGGCCATGCTTCTGACCGGAATATCCTCTGAAGTCCCCTTCAGCTCAATTTCCTCAACTTGCCTGAAATCCGAAGTCAGCGCTGCGGACGCTCTCAGCTTCAATGCGGATGAATGATCTTTTCTTTGAAACATTCCGGCGGAAACTTGAAAAACCGGCAATTTCCCCGGTTCAATTTTGGTTGAAAAGCCAACATTGTTAAGTTCAACTTGTTTAAACCACGAAGCTGCGGGAGTTGGGAGAAACCAAAGGTTGGTTATTTTGGCGGATTGGATTTTGCTTTCTAGACTTGCTTCCTGAACAGATAAAAAGTCCTGACTCACCCTGGCGAAACCCTTTGTCGCCAGTTCTGAACTCTCAAGGCCCGGGGAATTTGGTAATCCGGTGATGTCAATATCAAACCTGAACTCCTCACGTTTAATCTGACCATTAATCTTTTCAAAGGCCAAATGGACAGGAGTTGAAGATCCTGTTGAATAGTCATCAAGGAAAACCTGGCACGACTCCAAAACAATAAACTTGATCGGCCATGAGATTCG encodes:
- a CDS encoding AsmA-like C-terminal region-containing protein — protein: MQILPAKPKSRQAMTFPKKLIIIILSVCLFAGVGLLLLTKFLPDTTFLKRVLENKINEATGRETSLGKVQVKLGFPSLINLVVKGIAIRDNNKRPLFTADSLRLSLGLWSIVTGSPSIENLRLSSAVVGMYRDSGGKIESVFSGKPEISGKKSTSTTSERETGEPTHGPESTQPHKETAPSSLPTEQRISWPIKFIVLESCQVFLDDYSTGSSTPVHLAFEKINGQIKREEFRFDIDITGLPNSPGLESSELATKGFARVSQDFLSVQEASLESKIQSAKITNLWFLPTPAASWFKQVELNNVGFSTKIEPGKLPVFQVSAGMFQRKDHSSALKLRASAALTSDFRQVEEIELKGTSEDIPVRSMASGLPNDILDILGNSGSIKTDFQGFWTRTVGWSVSGSAKLSEFHAPAKFGFLGNQLTATLAFKLTSDSFTITDFHLENQSLDRLMSLKGKVGEPLSERKFLDIETTINIRGEWLRHLGISLPKDFTLRGPISATAHLKGPLENLKVETLGDLSLADLSLKSVFDKEPGVKAGFRAQTVISLDQSRPLSIFPKEMDIKLRVSDTTIKLAPGFQPISGCPVSLDTEISAQKSTTNVKNLVLRVGLPGNKKTLLLVKGNIHRLNSKGMDLNLDGGLTLSREVIDLLGLPSKAPVDMEGVSNVSFRVSGAPDSLKWSFVAPLRDVRVSIGTWFFKKAGVELNISASGSSSPGLIEVAQLGFKAPGLLAVASGTINLKASRAVSGKLDLKEADFTALTKLFPSLEQSGLSGLVRADLTCGGHGNQEPINGVVQLVSVGYKPSKSPLSFDKITGTFHLRGSSLEGKGLKGNVHGTIEAPVTASLNLEGLENPGKLKGNASLSAGPGRLSGEKLGSVLARASALIEPFLNQSKQSKKFNPFELQSATADLTLDSGIIKTDNFRLKASELIMGAIGSVNLKAQQMDILSYVRTSAAPLAALGSIPAVKDIIHKNEGLLKIMGLDKELKKLGIDSSENKPENQPQVSPKKEDSLNVIIKIAGLWAEPTLTPVLENSLPKDRVNQLKQLVN
- a CDS encoding phenylacetate--CoA ligase; the protein is MFKKYWDEKFETMNEGAMKAFQLEKLKETVKWVYDRIPFYKKAFDDKGVKPSDLQSLEDMAKFPFTMKTDLRDNYPFGLCAVPMADVVRIHASSGTTGKPITGPYTAADLDQWTECMARGLWAQEVRPDSILQNAYGMGLFTGGLGFLQGAIRVGCAVVPSGAGMTERQIMLIQDFGTTALCCTPSYCLTIIEKAEKMGVDFKKTGLRTGHFGAEPWSVEMRSDIEGRGGIHAYEHYGLTELMGPGVSFTCEYYQIHVNEDHVYPEIVDPETLQPVPEGEEGELVFTALQRRAMPMIRYRTRDICSLRKEKCQCGRTLITMDKILGRSDDMMIISGVNVFPSQIETVLMEFAEVEPQYQIRLRKKGYIDHITVETELKKNIYDQGKDTMDNISKRISERIHQVIGINVPVAIVPADTIERSIGKAKRIIDER